In Eubalaena glacialis isolate mEubGla1 chromosome 2, mEubGla1.1.hap2.+ XY, whole genome shotgun sequence, a single genomic region encodes these proteins:
- the NRDE2 gene encoding nuclear exosome regulator NRDE2: protein MALFPAFAGVSEAPESGSPRKELDWLSNPSFCVGTVTSLGQQTEEATAFVSEESLLTRSPLNSEPSDESDTNRKPKQTSRKKKKEKKKKRKHQHHKKTKRKRGQSSSSGSESYTDSEKDRSSRSIRDSKKESEKPNQENNATADIGRHFVWLEDIQALTGETFRTDKKPDPANWEYKSLYRGDVARYKRKGDSCLGINPKKQCVSWEGTSTEKKRSHKHVERYFTKKSVGLMNIDGVAISSKTEPPSSESISFIPVKGAEDVVSPVTTWLNPLGIYDEATTQWLQGRGPSEQESKQPDSQPNRESVLLKAKVEEFNRRVWENPRDVQLWMAFVAFQDEVMRSPGLYAIEEGEQEKRKRSLRLVLEKKLAILERAVESNPSSVDLKLAKLQLCTEFWEPSTLVKEWQKLIFLHPNNTALWQKYLLFCQSQFSTFSISKIQSLYGKCLSTLSAVKDGSILSHPELPGTEEDMFALFLQQCHFLRQAGHSEKAVSLFQAMVDFTFFKPDSVKDLPTKGQVEFFEPFWDSGEPRAGEKGARGWRAWMHQQERGGWVVVSPDDDDDEPEDDDQEIKDKTLPRWQIWLAAERSRDHRQWRPWRPEKTKKQAEEDCEDPERQVLFDDIGQSLIRLSSPDLQFRLIAAFLQFLGVPSGFSPPASCLYLAMDENSIFDNGLYDEKPLTFLNLSFSGVSCVGRTDQLSCRHWTRGHSREGEEFIRSIFHLVMPLFSGKERSQLCFSWLQYEIAKVVWCLHTKNKKRLKSQGKNCKKLAKNLLKEPDNRNNFCLWKQYAHLEWLLGNTEDARKVFDTALGIAGSRELKDHELCELGLLYAELEVELLPDVRGAAPARAIHVLTRLTENGAYGPYTGQVSAVHILKARKAYEHALQDCLGESCVSDPAPADSFSRLISLVKCFMLFQYLTIGIDAAVRIYEQVFAKHQVSVSAEGPGLEGSASPQSLSSVLEAVTLTHTSLLRFHMKVAVYPLAPLREALSEALKLYPGNQVLWRSYVQIQNKSHSASKTRRFFDAITRSAKPLEPWLFAIEAEKMRKRLVETVQRVDGREVHATIPETGLTHRIRALFENAMRSDYGSQCPLLWRMYLNFLVSLGNKERSKGVFYKALQNCPWAKVLYLDAVEYFPDEMQEILDLMTEKELRVRLPLEELELLLED from the exons ATGGCGCTGTTCCCCGCCTTTGCGGGTGTTAGTGAGGCGCCCGAGAGCGGGAGCCCCAGGAAAG AATTAGACTGGCTGAGCAACCCAAGCTTTTGTGTTGGAACCGTAACATCTCTGGGCCAACAAACTGAAGAGGCCACAGCCTTTGTTTCTGAAGAGTCGCTACTGACCAG GAGTCCTCTGAATTCAGAGCCTTCAGATGAAAGTGACACTAACAGAAAGCCCaaacaaacaagcagaaaaaagaagaaagagaaaaagaagaaaaggaagcatcAGCACCAcaagaaaaccaagagaaaacGTGGGCAGTCAAGTAGCAGTGGATCTGAGTCATATACTGATTCTGAAAAGGACAGATCTTCCAGAAGCATCAGAGACAGTAAAAAGGAATCAGAGAAACCAAA TCAAGAAAATAATGCCACTGCTGATATTGGACGTCACTTTGTTTGGCTTGAGGACATTCAGGCTCTGACGGGAGAAACCTTCAGAACAGATAAGAAGCCGGATCCTGCAAACTGGGAGTATAAGTCTCTTTACCGAGGAGATGTAGCAAG aTACAAGAGGAAAGGAGACTCCTGCCTTGGCATTAACCCTAAGAAGCAGTGTGTATCTTGGGAGGGGACTTCCACAGAGAAGAAGCGGTCACACAAGCATGTCGAGCGCTACTTTACAAAGAAGAGTGTGGGATTAATGAACATTGACGGAGTTGCCATTAGCAGTAAAACTGAGCCTCCCTCATCGGAGTCGATCTCATTTATCCCAGTGAAGGGTGCAGAGGATGTGGTTTCCCCTGTTACAACCTGGTTGAACCCTCTGGGGATTTATGATGAAGCCACCACGCAGTGGTTACAAGGCCGGGGTCCTTCAGAGCAAGAATCCAAGCAGCCAGATTCACAGCCCAACAGAGAGAGCGTGCTTCTCAAGGCCAAGGTGGAGGAGTTTAACAGGAGGGTATGGGAGAATCCTCGGGATGTTCAGCTGTGGATGGCATTTGTTGCTTTTCAG gaCGAGGTCATGAGAAGTCCGGGCCTGTATGCCATTGAGGAAGGAGAGCAGGAAAAGCGGAAGCGGTCCCTGAGGCTGGTTCTGGAGAAGAAGCTGGCCATTCTGGAACGGGCCGTGGAAAGCAACCCGAGCAGCGTGGATCTGAAACTCGCCAAGCTGCAGCTCTGCACCGAGTTCTGGGAGCCCTCCACTCTGGTCAAAGAGTGGCAGAAACTGATATTTTTACATCCCAACAATACAGCCCTTTGGCAGAAATACCTTTTATTTTGCCAGAGCCAGTTTAGCACCTTTTCCATATCAAAAATTCAGAGTCTTTATGGAAAATGCTTGAGTACTTTGTCTGCTGTTAAGGACGGCAGCATCTTGTCCCACCCTGAGCTGCCTGGCACCGAGGAGGACATGTTTG CCCTCTTTCTTCAGCAGTGCCACTTTCTGCGGCAGGCTGGTCACTCCGAGAAGGCCGTCTCTCTGTTCCAGGCAATGGTTGACTTCACCTTCTTCAAACCCGACAGTGTGAAAGACCTGCCTACCAAAGGACAG GTAGAATTCTTTGAGCCCTTTTGGGACAGTGGAGAGCCCAGGGCTGGAGAGAAGGGCGCCCGAGGCTGGAGAGCGTGGATGCACCAGCAGGAGCGGGGCGGCTGGGTGGTCGTCAGCCCAG ATGATGACGACGATGAACCGGAAGACGACGACCAGGAAATTAAAGATAAGACTCTGCCCAGGTGGCAGATCTGGCTTGCTGCTGAGCGGTCCCGAGACCACAGACAATGGCGGCCGTGGCGCCCTGAGAAGACCAAGAAGCAGGCGGAGGAAGACTGTGAGGACCCAGAGAGACAG GTGTTGTTTGATGATATTGGACAGTCTCTGATCCGACTTTCCAGCCCGGATCTTCAGTTTCGGCTGATTGCAGCCTTTCTGCAGTTCTTGGGTGTGCCTTCCGGCTTCAGCCCTCCGGCCTCCTGCCTCTATCTGGCCATGGATGAGAACAGCATCTTTGACAATGGACTTTATGATGAAAAGCCCTTGACTTTTCTCAACCTTTCATTTTCCGGCGTCAGCTGTGTCGGACGCACAGACCAACTGAGTTGCCGGCACTGGACCAGGGGTCACAGTCGAGAGGGCGAGGAGTTCATCCGCAGCATCTTCCACCTCGTGATGCCTTTGTTTTCAGGCAAGGAGAGGTCTCAGCTCTGCTTCTCCTGGTTACAGTACGAGATTGCAAAG gTCGTTTGGTGTCTGCACACTAAAAACAAGAAGAGATTAAAATCACAAGGAAAGAACTGCAAAAAACTAGCCAAGAATCTCCTTAAGGAGCCAGACAACCGCAACAATTTTTGCCTCTGGAAGCAGTATGCGCATCTGGAGTGGTTGCTTGGCAACACAGAGGATGCCAGAAAAGTTTTCGATACAGCACTCGGCATAGCAGGGAGCAGAGAACTGAAGGACCATGAGCTGTGTGAGCTCGGTCTCCTCTACGCCGAGCTGGAGGTGGAGCTGTTGCCGGACGTGAGGGGGGCCGCCCCAGCCCGAGCCATTCACGTATTGACCAGACTGACCGAGAATGGGGCCTACGGGCCCTACACTGGGCAAGTCTCGGCCGTTCACATTTTGAAAGCTCGGAAGGCTTATGAACACGCGCTGCAGGACTGTTTGGGGGAGAGCTGTGTCTCCGATCCAGCTCCCGCCGATTCCTTTAGCCGCCTGATTAGCCTGGTTAAATGCTTTATGCTCTTCCAGTATTTGACCATAGGGATCGACGCTGCTGTGCGGATATATGAGCAGGTATTTGCAAAACACCAGGTCTCTGTTTCCGCAGAGGGCCCTGGTCTGGAGGGCAGTGCCAGCCCCCAGAGCCTGAGCAGCGTCCTCGAGGCCGTCACCCTGACACACACGAGCCTGCTCAGGTTCCACATGAAAGTCGCCGTCTACCCACTGGCTCCTCTGCGAGAGGCTCTCTCGGAGGCTTTAAAGTTGTATCCGGGCAACCAGGTTCTTTGGAGGTCATATGTACAGATTCAGAATAAGTCCCACAGTGCCAGTAAGACCAGAAGATTCTTCGATGCGATCACCAGGTCTGCCAAACCCTTGGAGCCGTGGTTGTTTGCAATTGAAGctgagaaaatgaggaaaagactAGTGGAAACCGTGCAGAG